A window of the Candidatus Saccharibacteria bacterium oral taxon 488 genome harbors these coding sequences:
- a CDS encoding NUDIX hydrolase, with translation MIKSGWLPYEEWQKAQDTRIASAALLIENSAGELLTVKAYYKTHWSLPGGMVDAGETPLQAALRETQEEVGLVVTEEEVSFFAVASRSSDKGLAHQYIFRVVLDDARLERIVLQQSEIDAYQFLSRDAVLASNKEFAWSIPHWAHHRPGGYVETLIVDGDDERQEAVTQFVGFGS, from the coding sequence ATGATAAAAAGTGGTTGGTTGCCGTATGAGGAATGGCAGAAGGCGCAGGACACTCGGATCGCCAGCGCCGCATTATTAATCGAAAATTCAGCGGGTGAGCTGCTCACAGTCAAGGCGTATTACAAGACGCATTGGAGTCTGCCTGGTGGTATGGTTGACGCTGGTGAAACGCCGCTACAGGCAGCACTTCGCGAAACCCAGGAAGAGGTCGGGCTGGTCGTTACCGAGGAGGAAGTCTCATTTTTTGCGGTGGCCTCACGCTCCAGCGACAAAGGACTGGCGCATCAATATATCTTTCGGGTGGTTCTGGATGATGCGCGGCTGGAACGAATTGTCTTGCAGCAGTCGGAAATTGATGCCTATCAGTTCCTGAGTCGCGACGCAGTGCTAGCGAGCAACAAAGAGTTTGCGTGGTCGATACCACATTGGGCTCATCATCGGCCAGGCGGCTATGTCGAGACGCTAATCGTTGACGGCGATGACGAACGTCAAGAGGCGGTTACGCAATTCGTGGGATTTGGTTCGTAG
- the rny gene encoding ribonuclease Y — protein sequence MVGIVIGGLVGAALGVGGFYAYQRTRQANGKSQIERDIAEAKSKASDIVLKAKDEALKIENERRREWQKTENRLADREQTLDRKLDELDKRAEKLRTHEDEVDNLKEEIRTIRTRQQEKLEKIAGLKKKDAADKLMQMTERDIKNDLVGLVSKLQHEAMDDAEERAQMILLTAMERMSSEVTAERTVTAVKLTDDEMKGRIIGKEGRNIQALQRETGVDILVDDTPGMIVLSSFDPIRRQVARLSLEILMKDGRIHPARIEEVVAKAKKQIDKEVKQAGEDAMRETGVVGIPKEMQRLLGELKFRTSYGQNVLKHSTEMAQMAGMIAEEIGADVRITKIATLLHDVGKAVTHKIEGKHHHIGAELARKYGMDERIVHAIEAHHDDIEATTPEALIVRVCDAASAARPGARNISAENFAERMRDLENVATSFAGVDKAYAISAGREVRVIVRSEDIDDLSAFKLSRDIATKIESTMQYPGTIKVNVIRETRAIEYAK from the coding sequence ATGGTAGGAATAGTTATTGGCGGCTTGGTTGGCGCGGCACTTGGCGTGGGCGGTTTTTACGCCTATCAGCGGACAAGGCAAGCTAATGGCAAGTCGCAAATTGAGCGTGACATTGCCGAGGCAAAGAGTAAGGCCAGCGACATTGTCCTGAAGGCTAAGGACGAAGCCTTAAAAATCGAAAATGAGCGCCGCCGCGAGTGGCAAAAGACCGAGAATCGGTTGGCGGATCGCGAGCAGACGCTGGATCGGAAATTGGACGAACTAGACAAGCGGGCGGAGAAGCTGCGCACGCACGAAGATGAGGTTGATAATCTCAAGGAAGAGATTCGCACTATTCGCACGCGTCAGCAGGAGAAGCTCGAGAAGATTGCCGGCCTAAAGAAAAAGGATGCTGCCGACAAGCTCATGCAAATGACCGAGCGCGATATCAAGAACGACCTGGTTGGCTTGGTGTCGAAATTACAACACGAGGCTATGGATGATGCCGAAGAGCGGGCGCAGATGATCTTGCTCACCGCGATGGAGCGGATGAGTAGCGAGGTAACGGCTGAGCGAACAGTTACGGCCGTCAAGCTGACTGATGATGAGATGAAAGGTCGGATTATCGGTAAAGAAGGTCGCAACATTCAGGCGTTGCAGCGCGAGACTGGTGTCGATATTTTGGTGGATGACACGCCGGGCATGATCGTGTTGTCGAGTTTTGATCCGATTCGCCGGCAGGTGGCTCGCTTGAGTCTCGAGATATTGATGAAAGATGGTCGTATCCATCCGGCCCGCATCGAAGAAGTCGTCGCCAAGGCGAAAAAGCAGATCGATAAAGAAGTCAAGCAGGCTGGTGAGGATGCCATGCGCGAGACGGGCGTTGTCGGCATCCCGAAGGAAATGCAGCGACTGCTAGGTGAGCTGAAATTCCGAACGAGTTATGGGCAGAACGTGTTGAAGCATTCTACCGAGATGGCCCAGATGGCGGGGATGATCGCTGAGGAAATTGGTGCCGATGTACGCATCACGAAAATCGCGACACTGCTGCATGACGTTGGCAAGGCGGTGACGCACAAGATCGAGGGCAAGCATCACCACATCGGTGCCGAGCTAGCGCGCAAATACGGCATGGACGAGCGGATCGTTCACGCCATCGAAGCGCATCACGATGATATCGAGGCGACGACACCAGAGGCACTGATCGTGCGAGTGTGCGACGCTGCCAGCGCCGCTCGGCCAGGAGCACGTAACATTTCGGCTGAGAACTTTGCCGAGCGGATGCGCGATCTAGAAAATGTAGCAACCAGCTTTGCCGGCGTTGATAAGGCCTATGCGATATCGGCTGGGCGTGAAGTGCGGGTGATTGTCCGGTCAGAGGACATTGATGATCTAAGCGCATTCAAACTGTCGCGCGATATCGCCACCAAGATTGAATCGACCATGCAGTACCCAGGCACCATCAAGGTTAACGTTATCCGCGAAACACGGGCGATCGAGTACGCAAAATGA
- the tsaE gene encoding tRNA (adenosine(37)-N6)-threonylcarbamoyltransferase complex ATPase subunit type 1 TsaE, protein MTLVIASSLAMQRLGQIIGSRLRGGEVIELVGDIGAGKTTLTKGIAEGLDITEPVQSPTFTISRVYQSPRGLTLAHYDFYRLGEAGIMAEEIREVTMQPQTVTVVEWAGAVEQVLPADRLTARILAIDEQSRRVTLSAGGPTSQALLATISAADEELA, encoded by the coding sequence ATGACGTTAGTGATTGCCAGTTCGTTAGCGATGCAGCGGCTGGGTCAAATAATTGGGTCTCGTCTGCGAGGTGGCGAGGTGATTGAGTTGGTCGGGGACATCGGCGCTGGTAAGACGACACTAACGAAAGGTATTGCCGAGGGGCTCGACATTACTGAACCGGTACAGAGCCCGACGTTTACTATTTCCCGTGTGTATCAGTCACCGAGAGGCCTGACGCTGGCTCATTATGATTTTTATCGATTGGGTGAGGCGGGCATCATGGCGGAGGAAATTCGGGAGGTAACCATGCAACCGCAGACCGTGACAGTGGTTGAGTGGGCGGGTGCCGTCGAGCAGGTATTGCCGGCCGATCGACTGACAGCGAGGATTCTAGCAATTGACGAACAGTCGCGGCGTGTCACGCTGAGTGCTGGCGGGCCGACGAGCCAAGCGCTCCTCGCGACAATTAGCGCGGCGGACGAGGAGTTGGCATGA